GTGGCCGAGTCGCTTCGAGATGCCGCCGGCGCAGTCGCGCAGCGCATTGGCGATCGGGCTGTCCCAGCGCGCATCGAACGTGCCTTCCGGGCCCATCGCAGTGATGACCAGCGCGACGTGGCCGGAATGATCGAACACGGGTGCGGAGAAGGCGTTGACGCCGGGCAGGGGATCGCCGAGCGCACGCGCCAGGCCGTGCTTGCGGACCTCGGCGAGCATCTCAGTGACCTTCGCACTCCTGATCGCGCGCTTGGGATTGTAACCCACGCCATGACGGTCGAGGCCGCTTTCGAGCGCGGCATTGATCGTCTTCTCCGGCAGGAAGGCCGCGAAGGCGCGGCCGGTCGCGGTCTCCAGCAGCGCCATCACCGAACCGGCGCGCATCACGATGTGAACCGGCTGGCCGGGCTCTTCGAGCTGCACCACGGTCGGACCATGCGTGCCCCACACCGCCAGTGAGACCGCGTGGCCG
The DNA window shown above is from Bradyrhizobium sp. CB1650 and carries:
- a CDS encoding IclR family transcriptional regulator is translated as MKRESRGIQSIEVGGELLRALARCGEPMMLRDLAREAGMTPAKAHPYLASFSRIGLIEQDETTGRYEIGALALELGLISLRRLSGVRIARPKIAALASQIGHAVSLAVWGTHGPTVVQLEEPGQPVHIVMRAGSVMALLETATGRAFAAFLPEKTINAALESGLDRHGVGYNPKRAIRSAKVTEMLAEVRKHGLARALGDPLPGVNAFSAPVFDHSGHVALVITAMGPEGTFDARWDSPIANALRDCAGGISKRLGHGMTAAAE